The Oncorhynchus tshawytscha isolate Ot180627B linkage group LG08, Otsh_v2.0, whole genome shotgun sequence genome window below encodes:
- the LOC112255701 gene encoding beta-crystallin B1-like, translated as MSSDKSKAASQTDGKATQSKKSEMGMMSYKMFVFDQENFQGRMVEISNECMNVCEMGMDRVRSLRVECGPFVGFEQMNLCGEHYILEKGEYPRWDSWSNCQKNDYLLSFRPVRMDPEKHKICLYEVGEFKGRKMEIMDDDVPSLFSYGFTDRVGSIMVSCGTWVGYQFPGYRGSQYLLEKGDFKHFNEYGARHPQFQSVRRIRDMQWHQQGCYTMASK; from the exons ATGTCCAGTGATAAGTCCAAGGCTGCCTCCCAGACCGACGGGAAGGCTACCCAGAGCAAGAAGTCCGAGATGGGCATGATGTCCTACAAG ATGTTTGTGTTCGACCAGGAGAACTTCCAGGGTCGCATGGTTGAGATCAGCAACGAGTGCATGAACGTGTGTGAGATGGGCATGGACCGCGTCCGCTCCCTCCGCGTTGAGTGTGGACC CTTTGTGGGCTTTGAGCAGATGAACTTATGTGGTGAGCACTACATCCTAGAGAAGGGAGAGTACCCCCGTTGGGACTCTTGGAGCAACTGCCAGAAGAACGACTACCTGCTGTCCTTCAGGCCCGTCCGCATG gaCCCAGAGAAACACAAGATCTGCCTGTACGAGGTTGGAGAGTTCAAGGGTCGTAAGATGGAAATCATGGACGATGAcgttccctctctgttctcctacgGCTTCACCGACAGGGTCGGCAGCATCATGGTCAGCTGCGGAAC CTGGGTGGGCTACCAGTTCCCTGGATACCGTGGCTCCCAGTACCTGCTGGAGAAGGGCGACTTCAAACACTTCAACGAGTATGGCGCCCGCCACCCCCAGTTCCAGTCCGTGAGGCGTATCCGCGACATGCAGTGGCACCAGCAGGGATGCTACACTATGGCCAGCAAGTGA